From Pseudomonas sp. B21-028, one genomic window encodes:
- a CDS encoding sensor domain-containing diguanylate cyclase, giving the protein MLGRKRPEPGSESPVEDFDPQAARPGAALRLTVSFMLVVVIAFLSVEGWRTWRDYRAAFSAARDSVTNLARATAQHAEDTIRQVDVVTAALSERVEGDGLKNIDIPRIHKLLMQQSAIMPQLHGLFIYGPDGQWVVTDKEAIPEPANNADRDYFQYHRTHTDRNVRIGEVIRSRSTHDLIIPISRRLNNPDGSFAGVLLGTVKVAYFVDYYGDFKIDDKGALVLAMRNGTLLVRRPFVETVIGKSLVNSVIFKSFLPTSNQGTAEARAVIDDTERLYGYRALTTYPLVVEAGLSRDSIIAPWRRDLLKTGFVLVFLIVTLVGFGLIVLSQLRYRMTMEKQIRHAHQSMRDMALTDSLTGLGNRRKLDLALADELRLARHQGSSLALIMLDVDYFKRFNDKYGHAAGDECLRAIAGAIQSAVKRPGDLPVRYGGEEFTVLLPNTDGTGAAKIAQDILDAIRALNIEHGDHPLGIVTASAGITTSQPGTVDLTPAMLIKAADAFLYLAKNTGRNRWCSANATSG; this is encoded by the coding sequence ATGCTCGGACGCAAACGGCCGGAGCCAGGGAGCGAGAGCCCTGTCGAGGACTTCGACCCCCAGGCTGCGCGGCCAGGCGCGGCATTGAGGCTTACCGTCAGTTTCATGCTGGTGGTGGTGATAGCCTTTCTGTCCGTAGAGGGCTGGAGGACCTGGCGCGACTACCGGGCGGCGTTTTCGGCCGCCCGCGATTCGGTGACGAACCTGGCGCGGGCGACGGCTCAGCACGCCGAAGACACCATTCGCCAGGTGGACGTGGTGACCGCCGCACTCAGCGAGCGGGTGGAAGGTGACGGGCTCAAGAACATCGACATCCCGCGCATCCATAAACTGTTGATGCAGCAATCCGCCATCATGCCGCAACTGCATGGACTGTTTATCTACGGGCCCGATGGGCAATGGGTGGTCACCGACAAGGAAGCGATTCCGGAACCGGCGAACAACGCCGATCGTGACTATTTCCAGTATCACCGCACCCACACGGATCGAAACGTGCGCATCGGCGAGGTCATCAGGAGCCGCTCCACCCATGATCTGATCATTCCCATTTCCCGACGCCTGAACAACCCCGACGGTTCGTTCGCTGGCGTGCTGCTTGGAACGGTCAAGGTCGCCTATTTCGTGGACTACTACGGCGACTTCAAGATCGACGACAAGGGCGCCCTGGTCCTGGCCATGCGCAACGGCACCCTCCTGGTACGGCGCCCTTTCGTCGAGACGGTGATCGGCAAGAGCTTGGTCAATAGCGTGATCTTCAAGAGCTTCCTGCCGACCTCGAACCAGGGCACCGCCGAAGCCCGCGCCGTGATCGACGACACCGAACGCCTGTACGGCTACCGCGCCCTGACCACCTATCCGTTGGTGGTGGAAGCCGGCCTGTCCCGGGACTCCATCATCGCGCCCTGGCGCCGCGACCTGCTCAAGACCGGCTTCGTGCTGGTTTTCCTGATCGTCACCCTGGTCGGCTTCGGGCTCATCGTGCTGAGCCAACTGCGCTACCGGATGACCATGGAAAAGCAGATCCGTCATGCACACCAGAGCATGCGGGACATGGCCTTGACCGACAGCCTGACCGGGCTGGGCAACCGCAGGAAGCTGGATCTGGCCTTGGCCGATGAGCTGCGCCTGGCCAGGCACCAGGGCTCGTCCCTGGCACTGATCATGCTCGATGTCGACTACTTCAAGCGCTTCAACGACAAGTACGGGCACGCCGCCGGGGATGAGTGCCTGCGGGCCATCGCCGGGGCGATCCAGAGCGCGGTAAAACGGCCGGGGGACCTGCCGGTCAGGTACGGCGGCGAAGAATTCACCGTCCTGCTGCCCAATACCGACGGCACCGGTGCCGCCAAGATCGCCCAGGACATTCTCGACGCCATCAGGGCGCTGAACATCGAACATGGTGATCATCCATTGGGCATCGTCACGGCCAGCGCGGGCATCACCACCAGCCAGCCGGGCACCGTGGACCTGACGCCCGCCATGTTGATCAAGGCCGCCGATGCCTTTTTGTACCTGGCCAAGAACACCGGCCGAAACCGCTGGTGCAGCGCCAACGCCACGTCGGGTTGA
- a CDS encoding U32 family peptidase produces MSLPKHHLELLSPARDVTIAREAILHGADAVYIGGPSFGARHNACNEVGDIARLVEFAHRYHARVFTTINTILHDNELEPARQLIHQLYDAGVDALIVQDLGVMELDIPPIELHASTQTDIRTLARAKFLDQAGFSQLVLARELNLQEIRAIADETDAAIEFFIHGALCVAFSGQCNISHAQNGRSANRGDCSQACRLPYTLKDDQGRVVAYEKHLLSMKDNNQSANIRALVEAGVRSFKIEGRYKDMGYVKNITAYYRQRLDDVLEDRPDLARASSGRTAHFFVPDPDKTFHRGSTDYFVSERKIDIGAFDSPTFTGVPVGVVEKVGKRDLQVVTFDPLSNGDGLNVLVKREVVGFRANIAEPKGEFEEDGQKRYRYRVEPNEMPAGMYQLRPNHPLSRNLDHNWQQALLKTSSERRVGLAWIAHLREARLELTATSEEGICASVALDGPFGVANKPEQALEQLHDLLGQLGTTEYHATAIELDAPQAFFIPNSQLKALRREAIEALTAARIEAHPRGGRKAETSPPPVYPESHLSFLANVYNQKARDFYHRHGVKLIDAAFEAHEETGEVPVMITKHCLRFSFNLCPKQAKGVTGVRTKVAPMQLIHGDEVLTLKFDCKPCEMHVVGKIKGHILDLPLPGSTAQPVVGHISPEDLLKTIPRAPH; encoded by the coding sequence ATGTCCTTGCCCAAACATCATCTGGAATTGCTCAGCCCTGCCCGCGACGTGACCATCGCCCGCGAGGCCATCCTGCATGGCGCCGACGCCGTGTACATCGGTGGCCCGAGCTTCGGCGCGCGTCACAACGCCTGCAACGAGGTGGGCGATATCGCCCGGCTGGTGGAGTTCGCTCATCGCTACCACGCCCGCGTGTTCACCACGATCAACACCATCCTGCACGACAACGAGCTGGAGCCGGCCCGCCAGCTGATCCACCAGCTGTACGATGCGGGTGTCGACGCGCTGATCGTCCAGGACCTGGGGGTGATGGAGCTGGACATCCCGCCGATCGAGCTGCACGCCAGCACCCAGACCGACATTCGTACCCTGGCCCGGGCCAAGTTCCTCGATCAGGCCGGCTTTTCGCAGCTGGTACTGGCCCGTGAGTTGAACCTGCAGGAAATCCGCGCCATCGCTGACGAAACCGATGCCGCCATCGAGTTCTTCATCCACGGCGCGCTGTGCGTGGCGTTCTCCGGCCAGTGCAATATCTCCCACGCCCAGAACGGTCGCAGCGCCAACCGTGGCGACTGCTCCCAAGCCTGTCGCCTGCCCTACACCCTCAAGGACGACCAGGGTCGGGTCGTCGCCTATGAAAAACACCTGCTGTCGATGAAGGACAACAACCAGAGCGCCAACATCCGCGCCCTGGTGGAGGCCGGCGTGCGCTCGTTCAAGATCGAAGGGCGCTACAAGGACATGGGCTATGTAAAGAACATCACCGCCTACTATCGCCAGCGCCTGGACGACGTCCTCGAAGACCGTCCGGACCTGGCCCGTGCGTCCAGCGGCCGTACCGCGCATTTCTTCGTGCCCGACCCGGACAAGACCTTCCACCGGGGCAGCACCGACTACTTCGTCAGCGAGCGCAAGATCGACATCGGCGCCTTCGACTCGCCGACCTTCACCGGCGTGCCGGTGGGCGTGGTGGAAAAAGTCGGCAAGCGCGACCTGCAGGTCGTGACCTTCGATCCGTTGTCCAACGGCGACGGCCTGAACGTACTGGTCAAGCGTGAAGTGGTGGGCTTCCGGGCCAATATCGCCGAGCCCAAGGGTGAGTTCGAAGAAGACGGCCAGAAGCGCTACCGCTACCGCGTCGAGCCGAACGAGATGCCGGCCGGCATGTACCAGTTGCGTCCCAACCACCCGTTGAGCCGCAACCTGGACCATAACTGGCAGCAAGCGTTGCTCAAGACCTCATCCGAGCGGCGTGTCGGCCTGGCGTGGATCGCGCATCTGCGCGAAGCGCGCCTGGAACTGACGGCCACCAGCGAGGAAGGCATTTGTGCCAGCGTCGCCCTGGACGGGCCGTTCGGCGTGGCCAACAAGCCGGAACAGGCCCTGGAGCAATTGCACGACCTGCTCGGCCAGCTGGGCACCACCGAATACCACGCCACCGCCATCGAGCTGGATGCGCCCCAGGCATTCTTCATTCCCAACTCGCAGCTCAAGGCGTTGCGTCGCGAAGCCATCGAGGCCCTGACCGCCGCCCGCATCGAAGCGCACCCCCGCGGTGGTCGCAAGGCCGAGACCAGCCCGCCACCGGTGTACCCGGAGTCGCACCTGTCGTTCCTGGCCAACGTCTACAACCAGAAGGCCCGGGATTTCTATCATCGCCATGGGGTCAAGCTGATCGACGCGGCGTTCGAGGCCCACGAGGAAACCGGTGAAGTGCCGGTGATGATCACCAAGCACTGCCTGCGCTTCTCGTTCAACCTCTGCCCCAAGCAGGCCAAGGGCGTCACCGGCGTGCGCACCAAGGTCGCGCCGATGCAGCTCATCCACGGGGACGAAGTCCTGACGCTGAAGTTCGACTGCAAACCCTGCGAGATGCACGTGGTCGGCAAGATCAAGGGCCACATCCTCGACCTGCCGCTGCCGGGCAGCACGGCGCAGCCGGTTGTCGGCCACATCAGCCCCGAGGACCTGCTCAAGACCATCCCCCGCGCCCCGCATTAA
- a CDS encoding dipeptidase, translating to MDFSLKHLAVTTLLLSSFATLSAPALANITAQQSATLVKTLADTSVTDFRQFLGSVAKSDVAKTADLGPAISAFLDNKTLSAEQQNEIHRLLGIYARVKYGAAATETLKELVAIPTFRKEGVAQHENPEFLKIADKIKSLAQTFDLNFRNIDNRVYEISLPGSGDEVVGIHAHADVVPVTPENWVLKDGTRLDPFKVTLVGDRMYGRGTEDDKNGIVVALYAMKIIKEEKLPLARNFKLLVDTTEETTGDAIPYYFEHNPTPNYNLALDGGYPVVIAEKGYGTVMANFARRPAQGKGAEITALTGGLATNQIPSTSVATFVADKPAELAASLLKAGTDYAKRNGGNFKVASQVVGKDVQLTFTGVSAHSSEPESGVNPVARMLVFINGLDNKVALKHNHITDAARYAADNWGLDYLGKQLGIGFSDAFMGPLTASLTFVGMDDKTFKLAVNLRVPVGKSTEALKTEIADKLAAWSKKSHVAVAFDYSIDEPMYRNPEGEWVKALLAVATENLGMEHKYGTSAGATSVHDLPNGVQFGLAMPNVKYTGHNDNEFKTVEQFMLDLQIVTEMMGRIGQMPKL from the coding sequence ATGGACTTCTCGCTCAAGCACCTGGCTGTGACCACCCTGCTGCTGTCCAGCTTCGCAACGCTTTCCGCGCCAGCACTCGCCAACATCACCGCGCAGCAGAGCGCAACCCTGGTCAAAACCCTCGCTGACACGTCGGTCACGGACTTCAGGCAATTCCTCGGCAGCGTGGCCAAGAGCGACGTAGCCAAAACCGCTGACCTGGGTCCGGCCATCAGCGCCTTCCTCGACAACAAGACCCTTTCGGCCGAACAACAGAATGAAATCCATCGCCTGCTGGGTATCTATGCGCGGGTGAAATATGGCGCCGCGGCCACTGAAACCCTGAAAGAGCTGGTGGCGATCCCGACCTTCCGCAAGGAAGGCGTGGCCCAGCACGAGAACCCCGAGTTCCTCAAGATCGCCGACAAGATCAAGAGTCTCGCCCAGACTTTCGACCTGAACTTCCGCAACATCGACAACCGCGTCTATGAAATCTCCCTGCCGGGCAGTGGCGACGAAGTCGTCGGCATCCACGCCCATGCCGACGTGGTGCCGGTGACTCCGGAGAACTGGGTGCTGAAGGACGGCACGCGACTCGATCCGTTCAAAGTCACCCTGGTGGGCGACCGCATGTACGGCCGGGGCACCGAGGACGACAAGAACGGTATCGTCGTGGCGCTCTATGCCATGAAGATCATCAAGGAAGAGAAGCTGCCGCTGGCGCGGAATTTCAAGCTGCTGGTGGACACCACCGAGGAAACCACCGGTGACGCGATCCCTTACTACTTCGAACACAACCCGACGCCGAATTACAACCTGGCACTGGATGGCGGCTACCCGGTGGTGATTGCCGAGAAAGGCTACGGCACGGTCATGGCGAACTTTGCCCGTCGTCCGGCGCAAGGCAAGGGCGCCGAAATCACCGCGCTGACCGGTGGCCTGGCAACCAACCAGATTCCATCGACATCGGTGGCTACCTTCGTCGCTGACAAGCCTGCCGAACTGGCCGCCAGCCTGCTCAAGGCCGGTACCGATTATGCCAAGCGCAATGGCGGCAACTTCAAGGTCGCCAGCCAGGTCGTCGGCAAGGACGTCCAACTGACCTTCACCGGTGTTTCCGCTCACTCGTCAGAGCCCGAGTCCGGCGTCAACCCGGTAGCGCGGATGCTGGTCTTCATCAACGGCCTGGACAACAAGGTTGCACTCAAGCACAACCACATCACCGACGCCGCCCGCTACGCCGCCGACAACTGGGGCCTGGACTACTTGGGTAAACAATTGGGGATTGGCTTCTCCGACGCGTTCATGGGCCCGCTGACCGCCTCGCTGACCTTTGTCGGCATGGATGACAAGACCTTCAAGCTCGCCGTCAACCTGCGCGTTCCGGTCGGCAAGTCCACCGAAGCGCTCAAGACTGAGATCGCCGACAAACTGGCGGCCTGGAGCAAGAAGTCCCATGTTGCAGTGGCCTTCGATTACTCCATCGACGAGCCAATGTACCGCAACCCCGAGGGCGAATGGGTCAAGGCGCTGCTGGCCGTGGCCACCGAAAACCTGGGCATGGAGCACAAATACGGCACCTCCGCGGGCGCCACATCGGTCCACGACCTGCCCAACGGCGTGCAGTTCGGCCTGGCAATGCCCAACGTCAAGTACACCGGTCATAACGACAACGAGTTCAAGACAGTCGAGCAGTTCATGCTGGACTTGCAGATCGTGACCGAAATGATGGGACGGATCGGGCAGATGCCGAAGCTCTGA
- a CDS encoding DUF3079 domain-containing protein, with amino-acid sequence MAKPFPLSPKHPERICWGCDRYCASNALACGNGADRTMHPAEMIGEDWYLHGDWGLELTDITAKVVDPSASSLKE; translated from the coding sequence ATGGCCAAGCCCTTTCCCCTCAGCCCCAAGCACCCTGAACGCATCTGCTGGGGCTGCGACCGCTACTGCGCATCGAACGCCCTGGCCTGTGGCAACGGCGCCGACCGGACCATGCACCCGGCCGAGATGATTGGGGAGGATTGGTACCTGCATGGGGATTGGGGGTTGGAATTGACTGACATAACAGCAAAGGTCGTGGACCCGAGCGCCAGTTCCCTGAAGGAATAA
- a CDS encoding iron transporter, with protein sequence MRTLTPLSLALLVLAPLAQAKEYPIGEPQLCPGLEVGAVYLQPIEMAPAGMMRATADSDVHLEADIRATADNSQGFQEGSFVPYLNVSFQLKKQGNDTELKGDFHAMVANDGPHYGDNVKLLGPGKYQLTFTVLPPSGHGSLGRHTDKETGVAPWFERCELHYEFVYAGIGKKGGY encoded by the coding sequence ATGCGCACGCTCACTCCCCTGTCTCTCGCCCTCCTCGTTCTCGCGCCACTGGCCCAGGCCAAGGAATACCCCATCGGCGAACCGCAATTGTGCCCGGGACTGGAAGTCGGCGCGGTGTACCTGCAACCGATTGAAATGGCTCCAGCCGGCATGATGCGCGCCACCGCCGATTCCGACGTTCACCTGGAAGCCGACATCCGCGCCACGGCGGACAACTCGCAAGGCTTTCAGGAAGGCAGCTTCGTGCCCTACCTCAACGTGTCGTTCCAGCTGAAAAAGCAGGGCAACGACACCGAGCTCAAGGGTGATTTCCACGCCATGGTCGCCAATGACGGACCGCACTATGGCGACAACGTGAAACTGCTCGGCCCCGGCAAATATCAACTGACCTTCACCGTCCTGCCTCCGAGCGGTCATGGCTCCCTCGGTCGTCATACCGACAAGGAAACCGGCGTCGCGCCGTGGTTCGAGCGTTGTGAGTTGCACTACGAATTCGTCTACGCCGGGATCGGCAAGAAAGGCGGATATTGA
- a CDS encoding cupredoxin domain-containing protein, with translation MDRRTRGRPARHGRLAWLMLVGLLPSLAQAELPTYELSIRDGHFTPPLLEVPAGQRFKIVLKNVGQGPAEFESTPLRVEKVLSPGVTTFVVIHPLRPGRYPFFDEFNPQLPEGGILAQ, from the coding sequence ATGGACCGCCGAACCCGCGGGCGGCCCGCAAGGCATGGACGCCTGGCCTGGCTGATGCTGGTGGGCCTGCTGCCTTCGCTGGCCCAGGCCGAGTTGCCGACCTATGAACTGAGCATCCGCGACGGACATTTCACCCCGCCGCTGTTGGAAGTACCGGCCGGGCAGCGCTTCAAGATCGTGCTGAAGAACGTCGGCCAGGGCCCGGCGGAGTTCGAAAGCACGCCATTGCGCGTGGAAAAAGTGCTGTCGCCCGGAGTCACCACCTTCGTCGTGATTCATCCGCTGCGTCCGGGGCGCTATCCATTTTTCGATGAATTCAATCCGCAACTGCCCGAGGGCGGCATCCTGGCCCAGTGA
- a CDS encoding FTR1 family protein — translation MTQSMFIVWRESVEALLVLGILQAWVSRQQQTRPLLRYVWSGAALGLLLSAALAGLILLAGEAMSGAANEWFQASLALVASVLIVQMVGWMRRNAGRLKQDLTRQADRSLDRQGGLGLLVLALLAVSREGSETVVFLYGAGARLQGPQLGMFAVGAVAGLVLALLTVSLLHGSRRFISWPRFFAISEAILLLLGAALLVSGIERVGGQLLAMDWPEAVYRGIGDALWDSSAILDDGHGLGGFLADFAGYRASPSALTLLVWIGYWLAVVGWLRPRKVETLPCPT, via the coding sequence ATGACTCAATCGATGTTTATTGTCTGGCGCGAAAGCGTCGAGGCATTGTTGGTGCTCGGGATTCTCCAGGCCTGGGTCAGCCGTCAGCAACAGACCCGGCCGTTACTGCGCTACGTCTGGAGCGGCGCGGCCCTGGGCCTGCTGCTTTCGGCTGCGCTGGCCGGGCTGATCCTGCTGGCCGGCGAGGCCATGAGCGGCGCGGCCAACGAGTGGTTCCAGGCCTCGTTGGCGCTGGTCGCCAGTGTGCTGATCGTGCAAATGGTGGGCTGGATGCGCCGCAATGCCGGCAGGCTCAAGCAGGACCTGACCCGTCAAGCCGACCGGAGCCTGGACCGCCAGGGTGGCCTCGGCCTGCTGGTCCTGGCGCTGTTGGCCGTGAGCCGCGAAGGCAGTGAAACCGTGGTTTTCCTGTATGGCGCCGGGGCCCGCCTGCAAGGGCCGCAGTTGGGAATGTTCGCCGTGGGCGCGGTGGCTGGGCTGGTGCTGGCGCTGCTGACCGTTTCCTTGCTGCACGGCAGTCGACGGTTCATCTCATGGCCACGTTTCTTTGCCATCAGCGAGGCAATTCTTCTGCTGCTGGGAGCGGCGTTGCTGGTCAGCGGCATCGAGCGGGTCGGCGGGCAGTTGCTTGCGATGGACTGGCCCGAGGCGGTGTATCGCGGCATCGGCGATGCCCTGTGGGACAGCAGCGCGATCCTGGATGACGGCCATGGGCTCGGTGGTTTCCTCGCCGATTTTGCCGGGTATCGGGCGAGCCCCAGCGCACTGACATTGCTGGTGTGGATCGGCTATTGGCTGGCCGTCGTCGGCTGGCTGCGGCCGCGCAAGGTGGAAACCCTGCCATGCCCGACCTGA
- a CDS encoding 4Fe-4S binding protein, protein MPDLNAWLQRLGDGMRRHGATIRAVQWAVVLFYGVLLVVPAFLPLPDSQARLFDNLTLLAQFLFWGLWWPFVLLSIVLFGRLWCGVLCPEGALSEWASRYGKGLGMPRGLRWAGWPTLAFCLTTIYGQLISVYDYAQAALLILGGSTIAAVIVGLLFARGKRVWCRYLCPVSGVFALLARLAPVHFQVDEQRWLENPGPRRPPPNCAPLLDIRRMRGAADCHACGRCSGQRNAVRLIARSSNQEILHSTPNSVSPWDVRLLLFGVIGLAMGAFQWTVSPWFIALKQNLAQWLVTHDLLWPLQDNAPWWLLTHYPQLNDSFSWLDGFCILAYLGMSALLLGGSLTLLIRLAAKMSGDAAHYWPLAITLTPLGGAGLFLGLSATTVKLLRYEGLLLEWVQPARAALLLAAMAWSLWLGWKRLEQVSPARRLPAMACLALACGLVGYGWWLQFWGW, encoded by the coding sequence ATGCCCGACCTGAACGCCTGGCTCCAGCGCCTGGGCGACGGCATGCGCCGCCATGGCGCGACCATCCGTGCCGTGCAATGGGCAGTGGTGCTGTTTTATGGGGTGTTGCTGGTGGTCCCTGCCTTCCTGCCCTTGCCGGACAGCCAGGCGCGCCTGTTCGACAACCTCACGCTGCTGGCCCAGTTTCTGTTCTGGGGCCTCTGGTGGCCCTTCGTGTTGCTGTCGATCGTGCTGTTCGGTCGGCTCTGGTGTGGCGTGCTGTGCCCCGAGGGTGCCTTGAGCGAATGGGCCAGCCGATATGGCAAAGGCCTGGGCATGCCGCGAGGCCTGCGCTGGGCCGGTTGGCCAACCCTGGCGTTCTGCCTGACCACGATTTATGGCCAACTCATCAGTGTCTATGACTATGCCCAGGCTGCGCTGCTGATCCTCGGCGGCTCGACCATCGCGGCGGTGATTGTCGGCCTGCTGTTCGCCCGGGGTAAACGGGTATGGTGCCGCTACCTGTGCCCGGTCAGCGGCGTCTTCGCCCTGCTCGCGCGCCTGGCACCGGTGCATTTTCAGGTGGACGAACAACGCTGGCTGGAAAATCCCGGGCCCCGTCGACCACCGCCCAATTGCGCGCCCTTGCTGGACATTCGTCGCATGCGCGGCGCCGCCGACTGCCATGCCTGCGGTCGTTGCAGCGGCCAGCGCAATGCCGTGCGCCTGATCGCCCGTTCCAGCAACCAGGAAATTCTTCACTCGACACCGAACAGCGTCTCGCCGTGGGACGTGCGCTTGCTGTTGTTCGGCGTCATCGGCCTGGCCATGGGGGCTTTCCAGTGGACCGTCAGCCCGTGGTTCATCGCCCTGAAACAGAACCTGGCCCAATGGCTGGTGACCCACGACCTGCTCTGGCCCCTCCAGGACAACGCGCCATGGTGGCTGCTGACACACTACCCGCAGCTCAATGACAGTTTCAGTTGGCTCGATGGGTTTTGCATCCTCGCCTACCTGGGCATGAGTGCCTTGCTGCTGGGGGGGTCGTTGACGCTGCTGATACGCCTGGCGGCGAAAATGTCGGGAGATGCTGCACACTATTGGCCCTTAGCCATCACCTTGACGCCTCTTGGTGGTGCAGGGCTGTTTCTCGGCTTGTCGGCCACCACGGTGAAGCTGTTGCGCTATGAAGGATTGTTGCTCGAATGGGTGCAACCAGCGCGGGCCGCGCTTTTGCTGGCGGCGATGGCCTGGAGCCTGTGGCTGGGTTGGAAACGCCTGGAGCAAGTGTCCCCGGCTCGACGACTACCCGCCATGGCGTGCCTGGCATTGGCCTGCGGCCTCGTGGGATATGGCTGGTGGTTGCAGTTCTGGGGGTGGTGA
- a CDS encoding methyl-accepting chemotaxis protein has product MTRLTTAQRIVIGFAIAPLALIALALYALNDLAVLRDQAEQIVRQDWPKIDPIMVIATGVRDNARNTRDLLIDKNNAQVQQAIDATRQRITQAFATLEPLLFQPEGKAAFAELKKRREAYVAAFVQVQTLIRQGATDEAMTQLRQGVIPAELEVYKSLEGLMAMQGKLFAEREQLAQARYSDARRNMLMLVLACLAVVSTVAILVTRSVTRPLGGEPDDAARVLSHIAQGDLTIRVPVGVGANDSVMSNMHDMQQNLNTMVRHIAASVDRVASSSEELSAVSSQTNSTLQLQGMEIEQAAAAVNQMTAAVDEVARNAVSTSEASRVSEQTAQRGREQVQQTVACISALADGVTDTSARIQQLAGRVEGISTVLDVIRGIAEQTNLLALNAAIEAARAGDAGRGFAVVADEVRALAHRTQDSTREIEDMIGNIRQDSGHAVTAMQNSSERVQDTLQVAQRSGDALDEIARSISQINERNLMIASATEQQALVAREVDRNLVGIRNLSEQVLLGARHTDTAGQDLAQMAGSLHETVARFKV; this is encoded by the coding sequence ATGACCAGACTCACCACCGCCCAACGCATCGTGATCGGCTTTGCCATCGCACCACTGGCCTTGATCGCCCTGGCGTTGTACGCCTTGAACGACCTGGCTGTGTTGCGCGACCAGGCTGAGCAGATCGTCCGGCAGGATTGGCCGAAGATCGACCCGATCATGGTGATCGCCACGGGCGTGCGCGATAACGCCAGGAACACCCGGGACTTGCTGATCGATAAGAATAATGCACAGGTGCAGCAAGCCATCGATGCCACGCGACAGCGCATCACCCAGGCTTTCGCGACGTTAGAGCCGCTGTTGTTTCAGCCCGAAGGCAAGGCGGCTTTTGCCGAATTGAAGAAGCGTCGAGAGGCCTACGTGGCGGCATTCGTCCAGGTGCAGACGCTGATCCGCCAGGGCGCGACGGATGAGGCAATGACGCAACTCAGGCAGGGTGTGATCCCGGCGGAGCTTGAGGTGTACAAAAGCCTGGAAGGGTTGATGGCGATGCAGGGCAAGCTGTTTGCCGAGCGTGAGCAACTGGCCCAGGCACGCTACAGCGATGCGCGGCGCAACATGCTGATGTTGGTCCTGGCCTGCCTGGCCGTGGTGAGTACCGTGGCGATACTGGTGACCCGCAGCGTGACCCGACCGTTGGGCGGCGAGCCCGATGACGCCGCGCGGGTGCTGAGCCACATCGCCCAGGGCGACCTGACGATCCGCGTGCCGGTGGGCGTCGGCGCCAACGACAGTGTGATGAGCAACATGCACGATATGCAGCAGAACCTCAACACCATGGTTCGGCACATTGCAGCCTCGGTGGATCGGGTAGCCAGTTCATCCGAAGAGCTGAGTGCGGTCAGCAGCCAGACCAACAGCACGTTGCAGTTGCAAGGCATGGAGATCGAGCAGGCCGCGGCGGCGGTGAACCAGATGACAGCGGCGGTGGACGAGGTGGCGCGCAACGCCGTGAGCACCAGCGAAGCCTCGCGGGTCTCCGAGCAGACCGCCCAGCGTGGCCGTGAACAGGTCCAGCAGACGGTCGCCTGCATCTCGGCGCTGGCGGACGGCGTGACGGACACCTCGGCGCGCATTCAGCAACTGGCAGGGCGGGTCGAGGGCATCAGCACCGTACTGGACGTGATCCGCGGCATTGCCGAGCAGACCAACCTCCTGGCCCTGAACGCCGCCATCGAAGCCGCCCGGGCCGGCGATGCCGGACGCGGCTTTGCGGTGGTGGCTGACGAAGTCCGTGCACTGGCTCATCGCACCCAGGATTCGACCCGGGAAATCGAGGACATGATCGGCAACATCCGCCAGGACAGCGGGCACGCCGTGACGGCCATGCAAAACAGCAGCGAGCGGGTACAGGACACCCTGCAAGTCGCCCAGCGCTCCGGTGACGCCCTGGATGAAATCGCCCGCTCGATATCGCAGATCAACGAGCGCAACCTGATGATCGCCAGCGCCACGGAACAACAGGCCCTGGTGGCCCGGGAAGTGGACCGTAACCTGGTGGGCATTCGCAACCTGTCGGAACAGGTGCTGCTGGGGGCAAGGCACACCGATACCGCCGGCCAGGACCTGGCACAGATGGCCGGCTCGCTGCATGAGACGGTGGCGCGGTTCAAGGTGTAG